In Nicotiana tabacum cultivar K326 chromosome 21, ASM71507v2, whole genome shotgun sequence, one DNA window encodes the following:
- the LOC107791714 gene encoding uncharacterized protein LOC107791714 has protein sequence MADSESRQFSPDKEPCFAEELLDWQRRELPRRFLSGQVVWDDDAFIPEGASEKHRVIFRRIYRKYFLQIFASDGFDIDIYPGKAKAAMLIPYLDFEKEIDLLMELANHAIQDYNSKETNVYKYEVLYVEKVNFILAECREFFMTVKVKNLTLRSPKETFQIHAYKGPDGENIFCLCRRKLLV, from the exons ATGGCCGATAGTGAATCGAGGCAATTTTCACCTGATAAGGAGCCATGTTTTGCAGAAGAACTACTTGACTGGCAGAGGAGGGAACTGCCCCGCAGGTTCTTGTCTGGTCAGGTTGTCTGGGATGACGACGCTTTCATCCCCGAAGGCGCTTCGGAGAAGCACAGGGTTATATTTCGCAGAATTTATAGGAAATACTTCCTTCAGATTTTTGCTTCGGAT GGTTTCGACATTGACATCTATCCGGGTAAAGCCAAGGCAGCTATGCTTATACCATACCTGGATTTTGAGAAAGAAATTGACTTGCTGATGGAACTGGCTAACCATGCTATTCAGGATTACAACAGTAAAGAAACCAAT GTTTACAAATACGAGGTCTTGTATGTTGAAAAAGTGAACTTTATTTTGGCCGAATGCCGCGAATTTTTTATGACTGTTAAAGTTAAAAATCTCACTCTGCGTTCACCTAAAGAAACTTTTCAAATCCATGCATATAAAGGACCAGATGGGGAGAATATTTTCTGCCTTTGCCGGAGAAAATTGCTGGTTTGA